GTGGCTACTTATTCATAAAAACTTATATGATTACCATGGAAATCTTTCTTACTTAAAAGAACAAGAACCTTATATGATTGGTTTACTGGATCAATTGAGCACATTCATAGATAAGGATAACAAAGAAACTTTAAATGGAAACAGATTTTTAGATTGGCCCACTAGTGAAAAGCCAGAGGCTATACATGCAGGACTCCAGGCGATGATGATAATGACTTTTCAAGCAGGTGCCGATATGATGTCTGTTTTAGCCAAACCTGAACTGCAAAAAAAATATAAAAAGATAGCCGATAGGTTTAAAAAACACAAACCAAAGGATAACAACACTAAGCAGGCAGCGGCCTTAATGGTACTTGCCAATTTAAAAGATGCCAAGAAACAAAACAGCAAGGTGCTCACTAAAGATGGTGTACAACGTATGTCTACCTTCTATGGATATTATATACTTGAAGCCATGGCAAAAGCGGGGGATTATAATAGTGCACTTAGCGTAATACGTAAGTATTGGGGTGGTATGTTGGATTTAGGCGCAACCACTTTTTGGGAAGATTTTGATATACTAGATATTACTAATAGCGGCCCAATAGATAAGCTGATACCTGAGAGCAATAGTGATATTCATGGTGATTTTGGTGAGTATTGTTACGTAGGTTACCGGCATAGCTTGTGTCACGGATGGGCTAGTGGACCTACTGCTTGGTTAAGCCAACACGTTCTAGGAGTGAATGTAATGGATGGAGGTAATAAAGTAAAAATTTCACCAAACCTGGGCAACCTTAAATGGGTTAGAGGTAGTTTTCCTACCAAGTATGGTGTATTAAAAGTGAGTCATACAATTGGTGAGGATGGTAAAGTTAAAACAGAAATCGATGCTCCTGAGGGGCTGAACGTAATACAATAGTAAAATGATCAGAAAAGCATTTAAAATGAAGGTATATGAAGATAAAATTGAGGAATATACCAAAAGGCACAACCCAATTTGGCCGGAATTAAAAGAAGTACTTAAGGGCCATGGGGTTCATAATTATAATATTTTTTTAGATAACAATACCTGTTTCCTGTTTGGTTACGCTGAAATAGAATCAGAAGAACAATGGAATGAGATAGCCAATACTGAGATTTGCAAAAAATGGTGGAGCTATATGGCCAACCTTATGGAAACCAATGAAGATAGTAGCCCAGTGTCTACTGATTTAAAACATTTATTCCACATGGAGTAGTCTGTTGGGTTATGGTATGAACTATATTTTAATCGATAATACTTAATAATTTATGTTACTCACTAAAGAGGTGTTGCTGGGCGTGGGAGTTTTGGTAATGATAGTTTCCTGCGGGAATAATGAAAAAAAAGTAAAAAATGAAGTAATTAAAAAGCGTCCGAATATCATATTCATCATGGATGACCAACATAAGTACGATGCTCTGGGCATGATAAACGAGCAAGTACATACACCTACGCTGGATAGTCTTGCAGCTAGTGGCACTTATTACAATCAGGCTGTTTGCCAGGCACCAATGTGTGTGCCAAGCCGCAATTCAATAATGTTCGGACTTTATCCAAATCAGACAGGTGTTTACCGAAATACAGGGGGCGGTGTTAGTGACGATAGTTTACCAGGAAAGACAATGGCCCAATATTTTAAAGATGCCGGATACGAAACGGCTGGTTTTGGAAAAACCCACTGGGGTAGGTATAAAACAGGGACTAGGGGATTTGAAACGAGGTATGTATCGGAAATAGCTGAAGACGGAGCTATTAGTATGCAAGACTTGAACCCTGAAGCCAAGCAAAGATATAATGAGGAAACGAAATCAATGGGTGCCGGTGAGGAAAACAACTTGGGTTATTTAGGTTTTACCAGTGAACTTCCAGAAGAAGATCATCGTGATGGTTGGGTAACAAAGCAGGCTATAAAGTATATAAAAAAGAGAGAAGATGAGCGTCCGCTATTTTTTTATCTCTCATATATGAAACCGCATGCAGGACATAATGTGCCTAAAGGCTATGAAGATTTATATAATGCAGATAACATTTCTTATTCGGAGCAACCAAAATGGAATAAAGATTATTCACCACATTCGGAAGGTGTAAACAGGAGAGAAATGTATGAAAATTACTGGAAAAACGCTCCTGAGGAAGATTGGAAGTCAATGACAATGCGGTATTATGCCAATGTAACGTGGATCGATGATATGATGGGGCGTACGTTGGATGCTTTGAAAGAAAAAGGAATTTTAGATAATGCTATTATTATATATACTTCTGATCATGGAGAAATGTTGGGTGAGCGTTACTATAGGTTCAATAAATATAACTTATACGAATCAAGTGTTCGAGTTCCGTTGATAATGACAGGAACGGCCTTGCCGGAGTCATTTAAGGGAGGTAAAGTAAACCGTCAGCCTACAGAAAACATAGATATTTTACCCACTCTCTTGGATTTGGCAGAAATAGATATGGAGAAAAAATTACCTGGAAAAAACCTTTTAAAAAATAGGCCAAGAAAAGCAAGCTTTTCAGCACTTCATGAACGTAAGGGTGAAGCTGCATTTATGTGGAGGACGAGCCAATATAAACTGATACTTGTATTCCATCGAAAAAAGGAGGCTGCCGATTATAAAATGGAGGACATTATCACGGGAGAATTTTATAATCTTCAAAATGATTCCAAAGAATGGCATGATTTGTATGGTAAAAAGGAAATCGGACCAATACAAGAACAATTTACGAGCGAATTATTGAATCATTTACATTCAATTTAAGTATGGTACTTTTCTTACTTGAGTACTGTTATCCATTGCCTTAAAATATAAAAATATATAAAATGACCAATCAAAAAATGACTCTAGGGGAGTTTATTTTTGACAATCAATCGGCTTTTCCTTATTCTACCGGTGAATTATCAAAACTAATTAATGCCATACGTTTGGCTGCTAAAATCACGAATCACGAAGTGAACAAGGCGGGGTTGGTAGATATTCTTGGTGACGCGGGAAATACGAATGTACAAGGGGAAAATCAACAGAAACTAGATGTTTACGCTAACGTAAAATTTATACAAACTCTTATTCAAAGAGGTATTGTATGTGGTATAGCATCGGAAGAAGAAGAAGATTTTATAGCCGTAAATAGTCATGACGGAAAAAATAGTAATCAATATGTCATTCTTATTGACCCTCTGGACGGCTCTTCAAATATTGACGTCAATGCATCGGTAGGAACTATATTTTCTATATATAGAAGAACCTCGCCTATAGGCAAACCAGTAGAATTGAAGGATTTTTTACAGCCAGGAAACAAGCAAGTTGCTGCCGGATATGTTATGTACGGTACGTCTACAATTTTGGTGTATAGTACAGGGCGTGGTGTTAACGGCTTTACCTTAAACCCGGCATTAGGAACTTTTTATCTCTCCCACCCAAATCTGCAGTTTCCAGAAAATGGAAGAATCTATTCCGTTAATGAAGGTAATTATGTACATTTTGCTCAGGGGGTTAAGGACTATATAAAGTATTGCCAACGAGAAGAAGAAAACAGACCTTACTCTTCACGGTATATAGGTTCATTGGTTTCTGATTTTCATAGAAATTTGATAAAAGGAGGTATTTATATGTACCCTAGGATCGGCCCAAGACAAAATGGCAAGTTACGGTTGACTTATGAATGTAACCCGATAGCGTTTCTGACTGAACAGGCGAATGGTGTTGCAACTACGGGATATGAACGAATTTTAGATGTTAAGCCAACTGCATTGCATCAACGTGAAGCCCTATTTTGTGGGAGTAAAAATATGGTTGAAGATTTAATTCATTTTGTACGTAGGGACACATTGTAATTTTTGATTGCTCTTGGAAGAGTAGCCTCTAATTCCGAAGATAAATATGTATCGCGTGAATTAACATATAAATACTGTATCCTATAAAAAATTAAGTATACGTAATTGATTATTACATGTTAAGGCTTCTTTGTTGAATTTTGAAAAAACAATAACCCTAGTGATTTCCGGATTAATGTTATTTAAAATCATTTCATTAGATTTGTTTTATAGAAAGCTTAGGAAGCTCTCGTTGATGTCTTAATTGGTGTCCTTTTTTTAAATTGACATATAAAATACTGGTTTAAAAGGGTTTGTGTTCAGGTTTTTAAGCCTGCCACCCCGACAAAGTAAAACCTCGTAAATCATATGATTTACGAGGTTTTTTGTTTTTTAAAACACTATGAAAATGTCTCAAAATGAGTACGGATTTCATATCTTACGTGTCCTATTTCTATGTTAAGTTTCAGTGAGGTCTACGAATAAAAAGTTTTAATATTTAGGTTCTTGTGGAACTGGGTTTGAACTTAATAGGGGACTTTCCTGCAGTTAAGGTAAAAGCCTCATTTTTTTAACTTTTGGGAAGATTCAGACATATGTTATAACGTTTTTCAAAGGAATTCGCTTAAGCTTTAAACTAGTTGACTAATTATTGTAAGGCAACAAACAAATTTTACGGGTAACCTAGATATAGGCTAGGTTTAAATATCTACTGATTGACTTTTTTTTTTAATAAAAGGTACCTCCTCTGTACTTTTCCTAAAAAAGCGAACTATAATATCGGTGTTCAATATCCCGAACCACAGCAGAAAGAATATTCCACTTACTCCTGTGGTTACATCAGTAAATTCGAATGGTTCGTTCATCAAACGGTTAACGCCAATATAGTACCCTCCTAGTAAACCTATTTGAAGGTAGATGCACAATAGACAATCCGTCAATTTATTTAGGTTTCGGCGTATAAGCCACAAATAGACTGCTACCACACTCAAAATATAGAAATGTAATGGTCCTACTAAAGGGAGAAACCAGGGTGTGGTTTCATAGTCCATTTCTTCTATAATTAAGGTTTTGAATGCTACTGCCGTAACATTAGTGGCCATAAAGCAAAGAACGTAATAAAGGCCAAGAAATGTCAGTCTGTATTTTTTTGGGAATCCCCTATCAAATGTTCCATTCGACTTTAATTTATGTCTAAGTTCGATAAAAAGATAAATGGATAAGACCGTCATTAATGGCATAAAAACATAGGCTTCAAAAAAACCAGTAGCCCTTATAATTCTTAGAAAAGGACCCAATAGTTCCCCTAGTTCGTTCGCATAGGTGATATCATTGTTTTGCATGCTCAGCTTGTTTTGATTATGCTCGTTTATTTTATTCTACAAGTGCATAAGTTCTATGGTAGAATACATAGGAAGCCACCAAGATGGCAAGCATTACCAATGGAAAAAATAGATGGGGACAAACGCCCTCGACAGCCCACATGCTTATAAAGGCAGAGATAAAATCAATCCCGAACCCGGCATATGTCCATTCTTTCACCTTAGGTGGAATCCGGGGTATAATCAAGACCAAGGCCCCGATAATTTTAAATGCGTTGAGCATCGTACCGAAGTATTCTGGATAGCCTAAGGCAGTTATACTCTGTTTAGCTATATCCATATTGGCGGTAAGTGCTGTTACAACTCCGAACAACAAAAAAATAATTCCTGTAGTTATCCAAAAAGTAATAATATCATTCTTCATTCTTCATTTTTTATTTCTTTCTTTCAGTCAATTTATAATAGACCTGCAGGCAGATCGTTTATTGCTTCTAAAACGGTACTTTAATAGCCTCCGAGGATTCCATATCCACCCGAATCCACAATCGATACGATGTGCTGTTTGTCTTTTTCTTCTGCCCATAGATGTCTTAACGCCTTCACATCAATAGTTGTTTCCTGTAATTTGGCATCGGTCAATTCCATAGTTCTTAATAGAGCGAATTTTTTAAATAGCTATCCTACATCCACTTTCTAGAACAAAAACTTCTCTTGTTCCCATTGAAGATAGGTGGGAGGGAATAGGACTAAGCGATCCCTTTTCATTACCAGAGATAGACTTTAGTATGGTTTCGTTTTCGTAGATTAAGTTGTTCCTGGATTGTTCTAAGAACTTTTCTCCATAGGCTGTTCGGAACAAAAAAATTTTCAAGAAGTCTAAATGGGTTTTATACCATTGCGCATCGTTGAACTGTAATTCACAGGTCAAGTTAAGCTCATCGCGGAGCAACCAATTTTGTGTCCAGTAATTGTCCTGGGAAATGTGGAACATATCCGCATCTTTGATAACCGCTTCCAAATGATTTTTAGGACTTGAATCTTTTCTAGTAGCCAAAATACAGCCCCTGACCTTATGTATAGTATTGGGCGAAAACTTGTTTGTTCTTAAGTAATTCTCAGCTATGAGCACCGCTATAGGTTCATTGTCCATCGGTCTGCTCAGATACCCTGTGCAGTGAAACCATGCTGCCAATTGTAACACCTGTTTATCGTTGTTATCCAACTCCAAAAAATCTGAAATAATTCCCACTGCCAGAACGATATTTTTAGTATGCTCCAAATTGTGGAAACAATATTTTTTCGAAAGATGGTAGGTAAAAAGATTGCTGACGTATTCCTGTACCTTCTTTAAGAGTGGTGCTGCTGCATTCATAATCGTAAAGTATTTTATTAAACTTGGTCAAACCTAGTGAGCATGTGTTTCAAATACTTGTAAAAAAAGATGAGTCTGGAATTTTTACGATGAATCAAGGTTTTTAAGAATGTCAGATTCCCTTAAATTAAAACCCAACTCCTAAGAGATTTATAGAGATAGCCATTTTTTAAACTTGCCGATTTTTTCGATAGAAACGAATACATTGAATTCTACGGGCGCAGGATCTAGATCGATCTGAATTTTAGACTTAGAGGCATAATACATTCTCGTAATGGAATCGATACCCGTCAAGTACTTTCGATTGATACGGAAAAAGTAGTTTGGGTCAAGTTGGTTTTCAAGTGTATTCAGCGTATCGTCCAAAGGAATGTATTTTCCATTTTTGAGTTTTGCAAACGTCATCTTATCCTCCGAGTAGAAATAAGCGATGTCCGATACATTGATGCTTTGTAAAGCATTGCTCATTTTTACCAAAAATCGTTTTTTATAATGGTGTTCCCCAGAAAAAATAGCCTTGTAGTCAGGAACCTGCGAAGCACCATATTTTTTGAACTTTTTAATCGCTTGCTGAAGTGATTCCATTGACACCGGTTTCAACAAATAGTCTATACTATTTTGTTGGAAGGCCTTTAAGGCATATTCGGAGTAGGCGGTGGTAAAAATAATAGGTATATGAACATCTAGCTGACTGAATATTTCAAACGAATTGCTATCGGAAAGATGGATGTCTAAAAAAATAAGATCAGGAGTATTGGAAGATAAATAAGCAATGGCCTGTTTGACGGATTGTATTATTTTTTGAATTACGATTGAACCATCGACTTCCTGAATCATGTTCTGGAGCCGGATGGCTGCGATTTCCTCGTCTTCTATGATGATTGCCTTTATCATTAGGTCGCTTCTATTAAGGGGACAATGGCTGTGTACTTACCGTTCCGAACTTCGAATTTAGGTTTTTCAGTATGGATTATGTCATATTGATTTATTAAATTATAGAGTCCTTTTCCAGTTGAATCCCCATATTGGTTGGAATCGTTTCTGGGCTGGTAATTATTGGAAACAATTACATAGTTGTCCTTTGTATAAACAGAAACCTCTAAGGGGCGTTCCTTTTCCACGATATTATGTTTTATGGCGTTCTCTACTAATAGCTCTAGCGTCATAGGGGGTACCATTTTTTTTAGGTCGGATGCGGCAACGTTATAATCTATGACCAAACTTTTACCAAAACGAATTTGTTGTAAGGCAATATAAGAGCGTATCAGTTCAAGTTCTTTTGAGAGTGGCACTACAAGTTCATCTGATTGATCAAGGGTATAGCGGTATACTTTGGATAACTCGCTCAAAAAGTAATCGGCTTTTTTAGGGTTCATAGAAATGAGCCCACTTAGACTATTGAAACTATTGAACAAAAAATGTGGGTTCAACTGGTTCTTGAGATTAAGAAATTTAGCGATTAATTTTTCGTTTTCAATATCCTTTATGCGTATCTGAACTTGCTGATTTTCTTTTTGCAATTCAGAAAACGATTCTAATGCGTGCACAAACAGACCTACAAAAAATATCCCGATGAATATACCCAAAAACAGAAAATCAAAGAAAACCCCACTATCAAATTCGGGAAGTATCACTATAGATAAATATCTTGTAAAGAAGGTAAGGACAAGGGCCATGGTTGTAATAGCCACGCCCCAAAACAATCTTTGGTATAAAACCCCTT
This genomic interval from Zobellia roscoffensis contains the following:
- a CDS encoding alpha-L-rhamnosidase-related protein; protein product: MKKLHLILCLLPFVNFTYAQLPPVFGPEYVKVASTSEMVKTYLTPQRIVWQSDDSGESILNSERLLEKGNGQVAVNDKNLFRFVSTENEKPGILLDFGKEIHGGVKISMGIRKSKTPLKLRLRFGESVGEAMSEIGGRQNATNEHSLRDFIIEVPWLGSVEVGETGYRFLRLDVVDSGEDVPIKSIEAAFVYRNIPYLGSFESDDERLNEIWLTGAYTVHLNMQNYLWDGIKRDRLVWVGDMHPEVMTINTVFGNHEIVSKSLDLARDQHPLPQWMNGISSYSMWWLLIHKNLYDYHGNLSYLKEQEPYMIGLLDQLSTFIDKDNKETLNGNRFLDWPTSEKPEAIHAGLQAMMIMTFQAGADMMSVLAKPELQKKYKKIADRFKKHKPKDNNTKQAAALMVLANLKDAKKQNSKVLTKDGVQRMSTFYGYYILEAMAKAGDYNSALSVIRKYWGGMLDLGATTFWEDFDILDITNSGPIDKLIPESNSDIHGDFGEYCYVGYRHSLCHGWASGPTAWLSQHVLGVNVMDGGNKVKISPNLGNLKWVRGSFPTKYGVLKVSHTIGEDGKVKTEIDAPEGLNVIQ
- the rhaM gene encoding L-rhamnose mutarotase produces the protein MIRKAFKMKVYEDKIEEYTKRHNPIWPELKEVLKGHGVHNYNIFLDNNTCFLFGYAEIESEEQWNEIANTEICKKWWSYMANLMETNEDSSPVSTDLKHLFHME
- a CDS encoding sulfatase family protein; this encodes MLLTKEVLLGVGVLVMIVSCGNNEKKVKNEVIKKRPNIIFIMDDQHKYDALGMINEQVHTPTLDSLAASGTYYNQAVCQAPMCVPSRNSIMFGLYPNQTGVYRNTGGGVSDDSLPGKTMAQYFKDAGYETAGFGKTHWGRYKTGTRGFETRYVSEIAEDGAISMQDLNPEAKQRYNEETKSMGAGEENNLGYLGFTSELPEEDHRDGWVTKQAIKYIKKREDERPLFFYLSYMKPHAGHNVPKGYEDLYNADNISYSEQPKWNKDYSPHSEGVNRREMYENYWKNAPEEDWKSMTMRYYANVTWIDDMMGRTLDALKEKGILDNAIIIYTSDHGEMLGERYYRFNKYNLYESSVRVPLIMTGTALPESFKGGKVNRQPTENIDILPTLLDLAEIDMEKKLPGKNLLKNRPRKASFSALHERKGEAAFMWRTSQYKLILVFHRKKEAADYKMEDIITGEFYNLQNDSKEWHDLYGKKEIGPIQEQFTSELLNHLHSI
- the fbp gene encoding class 1 fructose-bisphosphatase; this translates as MTNQKMTLGEFIFDNQSAFPYSTGELSKLINAIRLAAKITNHEVNKAGLVDILGDAGNTNVQGENQQKLDVYANVKFIQTLIQRGIVCGIASEEEEDFIAVNSHDGKNSNQYVILIDPLDGSSNIDVNASVGTIFSIYRRTSPIGKPVELKDFLQPGNKQVAAGYVMYGTSTILVYSTGRGVNGFTLNPALGTFYLSHPNLQFPENGRIYSVNEGNYVHFAQGVKDYIKYCQREEENRPYSSRYIGSLVSDFHRNLIKGGIYMYPRIGPRQNGKLRLTYECNPIAFLTEQANGVATTGYERILDVKPTALHQREALFCGSKNMVEDLIHFVRRDTL
- a CDS encoding DoxX family protein, giving the protein MKNDIITFWITTGIIFLLFGVVTALTANMDIAKQSITALGYPEYFGTMLNAFKIIGALVLIIPRIPPKVKEWTYAGFGIDFISAFISMWAVEGVCPHLFFPLVMLAILVASYVFYHRTYALVE
- a CDS encoding HD domain-containing protein, which produces MNAAAPLLKKVQEYVSNLFTYHLSKKYCFHNLEHTKNIVLAVGIISDFLELDNNDKQVLQLAAWFHCTGYLSRPMDNEPIAVLIAENYLRTNKFSPNTIHKVRGCILATRKDSSPKNHLEAVIKDADMFHISQDNYWTQNWLLRDELNLTCELQFNDAQWYKTHLDFLKIFLFRTAYGEKFLEQSRNNLIYENETILKSISGNEKGSLSPIPSHLSSMGTREVFVLESGCRIAI
- a CDS encoding LytR/AlgR family response regulator transcription factor; this encodes MIKAIIIEDEEIAAIRLQNMIQEVDGSIVIQKIIQSVKQAIAYLSSNTPDLIFLDIHLSDSNSFEIFSQLDVHIPIIFTTAYSEYALKAFQQNSIDYLLKPVSMESLQQAIKKFKKYGASQVPDYKAIFSGEHHYKKRFLVKMSNALQSINVSDIAYFYSEDKMTFAKLKNGKYIPLDDTLNTLENQLDPNYFFRINRKYLTGIDSITRMYYASKSKIQIDLDPAPVEFNVFVSIEKIGKFKKWLSL
- a CDS encoding sensor histidine kinase translates to MKRNRFLLYLLIAFLVTVLDFLGEINNENSILEQELFFATLTLPSVIGVTYLLYFLRKWTLNSRFYKSIQGKGVLYQRLFWGVAITTMALVLTFFTRYLSIVILPEFDSGVFFDFLFLGIFIGIFFVGLFVHALESFSELQKENQQVQIRIKDIENEKLIAKFLNLKNQLNPHFLFNSFNSLSGLISMNPKKADYFLSELSKVYRYTLDQSDELVVPLSKELELIRSYIALQQIRFGKSLVIDYNVAASDLKKMVPPMTLELLVENAIKHNIVEKERPLEVSVYTKDNYVIVSNNYQPRNDSNQYGDSTGKGLYNLINQYDIIHTEKPKFEVRNGKYTAIVPLIEAT